The following are from one region of the Stanieria sp. NIES-3757 genome:
- a CDS encoding transposase IS4 family protein produces the protein MLRKSYNTRMDKKLLELYSDYIISSFGQITATGLSRVLEGSISHDKITRFLSAKDLESRELWKLVKPVVREYEQEDGVLIVDDTIEKKPHTQENELVCWHHDHQENRSVKGINIINYVYSVEDISLPIGFDVVKKSIKFCEVKTKKEKRKATATKNELTRNQLKICSQNQLKYRYVLADSWFSSKENMAFICQDLDKHLIMALKSNRTVALSEENKKQGCFTRIDELNWSEDGLKDWTFLFSSIVKSLKTKMAVLVFCIWLVVI, from the coding sequence ATGTTACGCAAAAGCTATAATACTCGAATGGACAAAAAGCTTTTGGAACTATACAGCGATTATATTATCAGCTCGTTTGGACAGATAACAGCGACAGGATTATCAAGAGTATTAGAAGGAAGTATCAGTCACGATAAAATAACTCGTTTCCTGTCGGCTAAAGACTTAGAGTCACGAGAGCTGTGGAAGTTAGTGAAACCAGTGGTCAGGGAGTATGAACAAGAAGATGGTGTGTTGATTGTGGATGACACCATAGAGAAAAAACCTCATACCCAAGAGAATGAGTTAGTGTGCTGGCATCATGACCATCAAGAAAACCGTTCTGTCAAGGGAATTAACATCATCAACTATGTTTATAGTGTCGAAGACATAAGCCTACCAATTGGGTTTGATGTCGTCAAAAAGTCCATAAAATTTTGTGAGGTAAAAACAAAGAAGGAAAAACGAAAAGCAACAGCAACAAAAAATGAATTAACACGAAATCAATTAAAAATTTGCTCCCAGAATCAACTCAAATACAGGTATGTGCTAGCTGATAGTTGGTTTTCCTCGAAGGAAAATATGGCTTTTATCTGTCAGGATTTAGATAAGCACTTGATCATGGCTCTCAAAAGCAATCGTACCGTAGCCTTGAGTGAAGAAAACAAAAAACAGGGTTGTTTTACCAGAATTGATGAACTCAACTGGTCAGAGGATGGCTTAAAGGACTGGACTTTCCTGTTCTCATCTATCGTCAAGTCTTTAAAAACCAAGATGGCAGTACTGGTATTTTGTATTTGGCTTGTAGTGATTTAA